In Hypanus sabinus isolate sHypSab1 chromosome X2 unlocalized genomic scaffold, sHypSab1.hap1 SUPER_X2_unloc_13, whole genome shotgun sequence, the DNA window atgactaatgaaCCTACTAgccaatttaccatgaccaattaacctactaactaacTTACCAGGACCAATTAACCGGCTAACCGATACATCCTGTTATGTCGGtggaattcaaacaagagaacagtaCAGAATGGGAGCAGGCCATCCGGCCCACATTGATCTTCTGAACCAAATAAATCTCCAACTTCTGCCAACGCAACGTCCACGCCCCACCGTTCCAGAGCGTGGGATTCTGAAATCGCGTTTCAATTGAATAGAAATGAAGATCGAGTCAGGGTGAATGCAAACCAGAGTcatgccgaagggtctcggcctgaaacgttgaccgtttattcctctccccGACCTGCTGAGCGTTTAAAAAGCGCTTTTGTgcattttgctctggatttccagcatctgcaggatctcttccgCTCGGATGCAGCCCAGCCAGCTTGGCTGAGTGACTGCTGCCAGCTCGGACTGAGGCCTGCAAAACGGGATTAACCGACTGAGAAAGCAAAGTGCAGGACTAATACTCTAAACCCATGACGCAGCAAATTCCCCAGCCGGCGCCGACCGCCGTGCCAACCCCGCGCCCTGCCCGTGGGTTTGCGGTATTTGCAAGGTAAGCACTGCGCGGACGTTGCCGTGAGAGAGGGAGGTCTGCGACCCTGTGGGGAGAAGGGGCTGCGTACGTCCCTCGgtgggcgggtgggggggggcagaacTCGGCTGTTAACCGCCGGGAAGTACTGGCCTGTTACTTGCTCGTCCACTGCGGTGGTGTAAGGGGAGGGGGCTGAGAGCCGggcagagtcatagagaagtacagcgcagaaacaggcccttcagcccatctagtctgtgccgaaaccgtttaaactgcctactcccgtcGACCTGCTCCGGGGCCGCACCCCTCCCATTcacgtacccatccaaacttctcttcaacttTGGAATCAAGCTCacctgcgctggcagctcattccacactcccaccaccctccgagtgaagaaattccccctcatattCCTCTTAAACCTCCCACCCTTAAAccatggcctctagttgtagACCCTGGTtgtaaagcctgcttgcattcaccctatcgatacccctcataattttatatacctctatcaaatctcccctcattctcctacgttacagagaataaagtcctaacctattcaacctttccttataacttataagagaataagagagagagagatactgacagagagagggagagagattgacaggcagacagagagacacagagcgattgagagaaaaacagaaaacagagacacagacagacagagacagaaaaacagagagagagagagggacagagagagagggagggacagagcgagagggagagacagaaagagagagagcaagagggggagagagggggagagggagggagagagagagggagagagagggagggggagagagagagagagagagagagagagggaggggagagagagagagagggaggggagagagagagatggaaagagagagagagggagagaaatagagagagggagagagagagaggggaagagagacagagagagagaaagagagacatacacacacacacacacacacacacagagttagagacagacagacacagagacacgtttcgatacggcaacaatgaatataaaattgagtgcagttttataaacaaataaacatttattacacactgctcaataaaaataaaaagtaaacaaacgaccaacttaaccggaagttaacggCAACTCGAACATTTCTTAAAGAGgtaaatgcgaaagtccaaataATTTATACAGTCGATcgggagagactttcctgaagtaacgaattcctcgacgacgtgacgttactgctgatcccagccgaaatatgccttgcccgaaggattcaggacaaaggaaataaaaacggcttaaaggaactgaccttttccttgacGAATAACGCTGCCCCCAACCCTTTCTGTTCTTACAAGACAGGGGCTGTCTCAGATGCAGGTTACTTTTCCCAGAACAAAGatccaataaggtcgatcctgtattaaaccaccgacgacaccaactttactcaatcccGTACATCGGTAAATCTTCACTCCCCAATaattagactttaaaattaaatggaAGATAtatcaaacataactggcagtgGGTTTAAAAACTGCCAGCACAACtgacaatagaaagtaaaacccCACTTCAAAACAAATCTGCGTCATGAGACAAATACGCAGCGCAACAGAATAACTGACGAATTAAACCATGAACTGCAAGTCTTTCCCATTTTATACCTGTTCGAACAGGCCATCACGTGACCtcccactggcgggaaaattacatcacatgACCTGCCAcaggcgggaaaattacatcacgtgACCtcccactggcgggaaaattacaccacgtgacctctcactggtggggaAATTACATCACGTGACCtcccactggcgggaaaattacatcatgtgccctcacactggtgggaaattACATCTCCCTGTTCCCCCGATCTGCACGACGAATTATACTGAAATTCCAAATATATTACATACCCATGTTCCCCCGATCCACACAACGTATTGTATCGAAATTCCAAATATATTACATCCCCACGTTCCCCCGATCTACAATAATAATTACACTGAAATTCCAGATATATTACATCCCCACGTCCCCCCGATCTACAATAATAATTACACTGAAATTCCAAATATATTACATCCCCACGTTCCCCCGATCTACAATAATAATTACACTGAAATTCCAAATATATTACATCCCCACGTTCCCCCGATCTACAATAATAATTACACTGAAATTCCAAATATATTACATACCCACGTTCCCCCGATCTACAATAATAATTACACTGAAATTCCAAATATATTACATCCCCACGTTCCCCCGATCTGCAATAATAATTACACTGAAATTCCAGATACGCTCCATCATCCTTTCCTCCtgatctgctctaccatttatactgaaaatctaaatatattaCATCCCAATATATTACTGTTGACCCATtccagcagaggaaagtcaatgCTGTCAGGTCTCCGGTACTGAGTTTGGCTCAGAAGACGGCGAGCTGTGGTGACGGGGGATTCGCTAGTTAGAGGTAAAGGTTCTGTGGATAAGAAcgagattcccccccccaccccgatggtacgttgcctcctaGGGGGCCGGGGTCCCGAGTCCTCTGCATTCCTAAATGGGGTGGGGGCGAACAGCCGGAGGCCGTGGTAACAGCGACGTGGGTGGGACGAGGGAGGTGgccctgcaaagtgagttcagggagtcgGCTGCTCAGTTAAAGGGGCGGGAGACacggtgagggggggggggtggtggtgtgacCTTAGGGCGTGCCCAGGAGAGACGTCTTgcgcctgaactggagggggactgatACCCTGGCAAACAGGTCTGCTGGTGCTGtccgggggtggggggcagggggctgggaaccagaCAGCCAGAACAGTTAGAGGAGGCAGGTGCTGGGAGGGGCCGCAGGGAGTCACATGGTCAGGCAGGGTCCCGAGCTGCTTCTCGTTCAATGCAGGAGGTACCCTATCGGGGAGCGGACCGGCACCTGGAATTACGAGGCAGTAGCCGTCAGTGAGACTGGGCTGCAGGCGAGGCAGGACTGGCGGCTCGCTGTTCCCGGAGTTCCGTCGCTTACAGAGCGCGAGGggttaaaggaggaggggaggcatCACTAGTCGGGGGAAAACGTCACACGGCGGTGCCCCTCGTCCGGATGGGTTGGTGAGGCGTTATGAGTGGAACTGAGGAGCGAGGAAGTTGAGTAAGTCTCCGGGACCGGGCGAGATCCAGGCTACGgtgggaagcgagggaagagattgctgagcctctggcaatgcaTCGTCgatagggacgggagaagtaccgGGGGGCTGAAACGTCGATCCCTTGTTCGAGAAGGGGAGTCGAGGTAacctgggaaattatagaccagtgagtcttacttcagtggcggGCTACACTTACAGGGCCAGCTAACAAACGATGGGATtcagaggagcaaatctgcagattcgCTACTAAACTGTTGTTACAAGGAACGTAAGATTACAACAGTAGGCagctttaactttccacataaaggctgggactcccacactgtgtaaaaaaaaaagtttagATGGTAAAGTtcatcaaatgtgttcaggaaagtttgggttagtaagtttgctgatgacacagaggttgtgggtgttgtggatagtgtggagggctgtcagaggttacaacgggacattgataggatgcgaaactgggctgagaagtggcagatggagttcaaacccagataagtgtgaagtggttcattttgataggtcaaatatgatggcagaatatagggcattaacagtaagactcttggcagtgtggagaatcagagggatcttggggtctgagtccacaggacactcaaagctgctgcacaggttgtccCTGTaattaagaaggtgtacggtgtattggccttcatcaatcgtgggattgagttcaagagccgagaggtaatgttgcagctctataggaccctggtcagaccccacttggagtactgtgctcagttctggtcgcctcactacaggaaggatgtggaaaccatagaaagggtgcagaggagatttgcgaggatgttgcctggattggggagcgtgccttacgagaataggttgagtgaactcggccttttctcctgacgggaggggtgagaggtgacctgatagaggtgtacaagatgatgagaggcattgatcgtgtggatagtcagaggcttttccccagggctgaaatggctagcacgagaggacacaggtttaaggtgctggggagtaggtacagaggagatgtcaggggtgagtttttcactcagagagtggtgagtgtgtggaatgggctgccggtgatggaggtggaggcggatacgatagggtcttttaagagactcttgggggtacatggagcttagaaaaatagagggcaatgggtgaagccgaggtagttctaaggtagggacgtatttggcacagctttgtgggccgaagggtctgtatcgtgctgtaggttttctgtgttttaaagTTTCCTTACGTAGGGAGAAGCGTGCGATACTGGACTGAACGAGGCAGGGCAGGTGAAGTGTTCACAGTGCCAGGAGTTTCAAGGTCAGCACTGAAAACAAAAGGCCCGACCCACGACCTGAAACTCGAGTCTGGAGGCAGGCCAACGTTTATTTTCTAAGTGGATCCGACAAGGGGTGGGTTGGGGCCGGGCTTGATTCCCGGCAAAGGAGAGCGGGGAGGGCCCCCGGAAACCTGTCGCGCGCCTGGGTGTCGGAATAAGAGGCGGGGGGCACCGGCTTCAGCGAACCCGGGCtttcgagagatattgaggccccggcTGAGGGGGTGCACGGCGGGTCGGAAGAAACAAGGTACTCGAGGAGTTTAAGGAACGCAAGAGGTCACTTAAGGAAGGAATCAGGGCTAAGAGAAGTCACGAGGTTGTCCGAGTTGATAAGGTGGAGGAGAATCCTAAGAGATTGTACAGATTCGCGAAACGCCCTGGttcatagttttttttaaaaaaccacaAAACGCTGGCAGAACTCGGCAGGCCGGACGGCATCTACGGCGGGGGAGGTGGTAAcgaggtttcgggccgaaacccttcatcaggagtgaagtaacaggatggtcgagggggggataagaagtgggggggggagggatggagtagagagctgggaagtgataggctggagggaaatgggctggggggggaaggtggagaattatgggaaataaaagagaaagaaaggtcgggctggggggagattatagtgaggggggggggggaagagagaaagaaaaagagaaccagactgaaataatagatagggatggggtaagggggggggcaggggtatcaacggaggtctgtgagttggatgttcatgccggcaggaaggggtattgctccatcgacctgcgtgtggcctcatcttgacggtagaggaggccatggacagacatgtcggagtgggagtggtctgtgggatTGAAGTGCGTGGCCGCAGGGCCATATTTTTTTCACTGTTATGCTGTCCGTGTTTCAGCTTGTGCTGTTCTGTGAGATCTGCTTGCTCTCAGCTTGGCTGGGTGACAGTAAGAGACGAGGAGGGACGTGTGCCTTCCGATTAGGGCGGTCCGATGAAGGGGAGGCTTCTCTGGTGAGGCtgggctcggggggggggggggtgcttgtgttcgagaggagatgaagagggaagacggcGGGGGGGAACCGGTCAGTGGATACGATCCGGTGGGAGATGGATCGTGAGCGACATTCGGAAGAttgcgtgtgtgagtgagtgtctgtgtgtgagagtgtgtgtgtgtgtgtgtgtgtgtgtgagtgtttgtgtgagtgtgagtgagtgtctgtgtgtgtgtgtgtgtgtgtgagtgtgtgtgtgtgtgtgtgagtgtgagtgagtgtctgtgtgtgtgtgtgagtgtgtgtgtgtgtgtgtgagtgtttgtgtgtgtgtgagtgtgtttgtgtgtgtgtgtgagtgagtgtgtctgtgtgtgtgagtgtgtgtgtgagtgtgtgtgtgtgagagtgtgtgtgtgagagtgtgtgtgtgtgagtgtgtgtgtgtgagtgtgtgtgagtgtgtgtgtgtgtgtgagtgtgagtgagtgtctgtgtgtgtgtgagtgtgtgtgagtgtgtgtgtgtgtgtgagtgtttgtgtgtgtgtgagtgtgtttgtgtgtgtgtgtgagtgagtgtgtgtgtgagtgtgtttgtgtgtgtgtgagagtgtgtgtgtgagtgtgtctgtgtgtgtgagtgtgtgagtgtgtgtgtgagtgtgtgtgtgtgtgagagtgtgtgtgtgtgagtgtgagtgtgtgtgtgagagtgtgtgtgtgtgagtgtgtgtgtgagagtgtgtgtgtgtgagtgtgtgtgtgtgagtgtgtgtgtgtgtgtgtgagagtgtgtgtgtgtgagtgtgtgtgtgtgagtgtgtgtgtgtatgtgtgagagtgtgtgtgtgagtgtgtgtgtctgtgtgtgtgtgtgtgtgtgtgagtgtttgtgtgtgtgtgagtgtgtgtgtgtgagtgtgtgtgtgtgtgtgtgagtgtgtgtgtgtgtgtgtgagtgtgtgtgtgtgtgtgagtgtttgtgtgagtgtgtgtgtgagtgtgagtgagtgtctgtgtgtgtgtgtgtgtgtgagtgagtgtctgtgtgtgcgtgtgtgagtgtgtgtgagtgtgtgtgtgagtgtgtgtgtgtgagtgtgagtgagtgtgtgtgtgtgtgagtgagtgtctgtgtgtgtgcgtgtgtgtgtgtgagtgtgtgtgtgtgagtgtttgtgtgtgtgtgagtgtgtttgtgtgtgtgtgtgtgagtgtgtgtgagtgtgtctgtgtgtgtgtgtgtgtgtgagtgtgtgtgtgtgagtgtgtgtgtgtgagtgtgtgtgtgtgagagtgtgtgtgtgtgagagtgtgtgtgtgtgagtgtgagtgtgtgtgtgagagtgtgtgtgtgtgtgagtgtgtgtgtgagagtgtgtgtgtgtgtgagtgtgtgtgtgagtgtgtgtgtgtgtgagagagtgtgtgtgtgtgagtgtgtgtgtgtgagtgtgtgtgtgtatgtgtgagagtgtgtgtgtgagtgtgtgtctgtgtctgtgtgtgtgtgtgcgtgtgtgtgtgtgtgtgagtgtttgtgtgtgtgtgtgagtgtgtgtgtgtgtgtgtgtgtgagtgtttgtgtgtgtgtgtgtgtgtgtgtgtgtgtgtgtgtgtgtgtgtgtgtgtggtttcaTGTTgattgagtgacagagaagttcaagacaagctccaacttgtgcactttTGACTGTTGAATTAGAACGGGCCCTTTTCttgttgttattctttactaactcttCAGTTAAGATTCGTAAGTATAATTTCTTCAATTGTACGCAGAGTAATGTCTGTTATTTCttttaacatagaacagtacagcacagtacaggcccttcggcccgcaatgttgtgctgaccctcaaaccctgcctcccgtataaccccccaccttaaattcctccatatacctgtctagtagtctcttaaacttctctagtgtatctgcctccaccactgactcaggcagcacattccacgcaccgaccactctctgagtgaaaaaccttcctctaatatccaccttgaacttccctcccctcaccttaaagccgtgtcctcttgtactgagcagtggtgccctggggaagaggcgctggctgtccactctatctattccccttaatatcttgtacacctctatcatttctcctctcatcctccttctctccagagagtaaagccctagctcccttaatctctgatcataatccatactctctaaaccaggcagcttcctggtaaatctcctctgtaccctttccaatgcttccacatccttcctatagtgaggcgaccagaactggacacagtactccaagtgtggcccaaccagggttttatagagctacatcattaccccgcgactcttaaactctatctctcGATTTATGAGAGattacaccccataagctttctgaactaccctatctacctgtgaggcaacttccagggatctgtggacatatagATCTGCAccacatatagaacatagaatagttcagcctcccacataaccccacccccaccttaaacccctccatgtacctgtctagccGTCCCTTTTAGTATttcgtggcactaatttgtaacagggataGAAAATGACACAGCACCCACACGGATCGGGGTTGGGGGGGGGCTGATGCGCCTTCCCTCGACCTACGCAGTGGAGGGAACCGGAGCCTCTGGCACGTTAAGGGGTAGAAAGGACGGCAGGGGACAAAATTGGCCCTCTTGGGAGACCGGAGTGGCAATCCAcggggtgcgggggggggggagggagatgggaaacgggattttttttcccttttgcaCCCGTATTGACTCAGGAGTTGGACGCAGAGTGTATAATAGAAGCCAGGCGAAGCAGCGGCTGGGTCCGTCGTCTGGGTGATAGATCCGGCTAACCGGATCAGCAGACTTCCGAACGACtagacttgggggggggggatctgggCCCGCTGGAAAAATTGGgggatggttggggggggggagaaagacaacaaattatgctaaataaataaatattgaggacaagagttgtggagtccttgaaagtgagtcatcgatcaggctcttggaccagaggggataacttcactcaccccatcactgaaatgacttgttcaacacacgcacacacactcacacacacacacacacacacacacacactcacacagacacagacacacagacacacacacacacacacactcacacacacacacacacacacactcacacacacacacacagacacacacacacagacacagacacacacacacacagacacactcacacagagacacacacacacacacacacactcacacacacacactcacacacacacagacacacacactcacacacacacacactcacacacacacacacacacacactcacacacacacagacacagacacacacacacagacacactcacacagagacacacagacacacacacacacatgcacacacacacacatactcacacagacacactcacacacaaacacacacacacacgcacacactcacacacagacacagacacactcacacacacactcacacagacacacacacatgcacacacacatactcacacagacacactcacacagacacacacttacacagacacacacactcacacacacagacactcacacagacacacacacacacacagagacactcagacacactcacacagacacacacacactcacagacacacacacacagacatacacacacagacacactcacacagacacacacacacactcacagtcacacagacacagacacacacacacacacttacacacacacacgcacatactcacacagagacacacagacacacactcacacagacacacacacagacacactcacacagagacacacagacacacgcacacagacacactcacacagacacactcacacagacacacacactcacacagacacacacactcacacacagacactcactcacacacacacagacacagacacacacacacagacacactctcacacacacagacacacacactcacacacagacacactcacacacacagacacacagactttTAAAAACACTGTATTACTTTCCCGCCCACCTTCAAAAAAAACTACAGAAGTTTATTTACGCGAAAAATGCACGGAGTCGGGTGGGGGGACATTCCAATGAAAATGCGATCATCGCTATTTATAAACCGCTCGattccctgggggggggggaatgaagtgggGCATCGTTCCTgggaaaccaccccccccccccacacacacacacaccgtaaCGCCTCTGCAAAAAGGGGGATACGTCCGTGTCCGGCTGAGGGCCCCCCCCTCCCCGGCAGAGCCCCCGACCCAGGGGAGCCGTGCGAACGGACCCCAGGAGCAAAAGTCCACCCGcgaccccccccccaaacctctCCCCTTCCAGGAGGGCGGGAGTGAAGTGGCCGGAcccgggagggggggggaggctgCCAGCTCTCGCACTGACCCCCTCCCGGTCACAGAAcacgggggtgggagggggggtgcCCGTGAACGAGACTCTACCCAGCGACGACCCCCATGTCGTGGGGATAgggagtggaggggggggggagaaggattTCCACTGGGGGGGGGAACttcatctcccccctcccccaccccactgcaGACCCCGACCCTAGCACCTCTTCCCCCCCCGTTCGGGGATCGAAACCGGCcgagaggcggggggggggggaaaggacaGAATTAACCCGCACGCTGACGGGAGTTTCGCTCCGCCGCCCCAACACCACGTCAGACCTAAAACATCTCCAAAATGCGGAGATAATTTCCCCTGCCACGTCCAACAGGAAGCAGCGAGGTTAATAaaaagaaaaggagggaggggACGGACGACGACGGAATATAAACAGACTTGAGAAGTCcgaggcagagagagagtgagagtgagatgtTTTTCATTCGCACCTGTTGCGTGGGGAGGGCAAAACTTCTCCCACCCCACCCACGGGGACTCTGGCCCCGCAAGAAACAGGAGCCAGACGGGGGCCGCTCGGCCCGTCGAGACTGCTCCGCTATTCCAACATGGCCCGTTTATtaaacccctcccctcctcctcctcacccCGTTCTCCTCGTAACCCCAGGCTAATCTATCCTTTTCCCCCCCgccccctttaaatatacccggaGGGTCCGTTCCAGCGGctgctccctctccccccaccctcctcctcctcgtaaCCCCAGGCTAATCTATCCTTCTCCCCCCCgccccctttaaatatacccggaGGGTCCGTTCCAGCGGctgctccctctccccccaccctcctcctcctcgtaaCCCCAGGCTAATCTATCCTTCTCCCCCCCgccccctttaaatatacccggaGGGTCCGTTCCAGCGGctgctccctctccccccaccctcctcctcctcgtaaCCCCAGGCTAATCTATCCTTCTCCCCCCCgccccctttaaatatacccggaGGGTCCGTTCCAGCGGctgctccctctccccccaccctcctcctcctcgtaaCCCCAGGCTAATCTATCCTTCTCCCCCCCgccccctttaaatatacccggaGGGTCCGTTCCAGCGGCtgctccctctcccccccaccctcctcctcctcgtaaCCCCAGGCTAATCTATCcttctcaccccctcccccagcctcctttaaatatacccggaGGGTCCGTTCCAGCGGctgctccctctccccccaccctcctcctcctcctcctcacctgaGTCAGGGCGAGGGAAAGTCAACACGGAAATGGGGAAAGTCACGGCGTGTAGGTTTTGTTAACAAGACGCGGGCGGAGGGAGCGACGACAATGACTCCCTGAAGGCCGGAGGCGATGGGGAACGTCCTGCGAGGCTGCACGGGGGGGTAAGCActcctctttcagacccagatttccccccccctccctccccatcccaccgCGTGTGGCGGGGGGCACCTGTCTATGTTCTAAGGGTTAAGCGCTCCCCGGTTAACCccggccccccccccaccaccaccggaGGGGAGGGGGCGGGGAGTTAACCCCCGTCTTGTTTACCACTGAGGGTTAAGCGCTCCCCGGTTAACCCcggcccccccccaccaccaccggaGGGGAGAGGGCGGGGAGTTAACTCCCGTCTTGATTACCACTAAGGGTTAAACGCTCCCCGGTTAACCCCGGCGCCCCCCACCACCGGAGGGGAGGGGGCGGGGAGTTAACTCCCGTCTTGTTTACCACTGAGGGTTAAACACTCCCCCGTTAACCCcggcccccccaccaccaccggaGGGGAGAGGGCGGGGTTCACCCCCGTCTTAATTACCGCTAAGGGTTAAACGCTCCCCGGTTAACCCCGGCGCCCCCCACCACCGGAGGGGAGGGGGCGGGGAGTTAACTCCCGTCTTGTTTACCACTGAGAGTTAAACACTCCCCCGTTAACCCcggcccccccacca includes these proteins:
- the LOC132385733 gene encoding histidine-rich glycoprotein-like codes for the protein MTCSTHAHTLTHTHTHTHTLTQTQTHRHTHTHTLTHTHTHTLTHTHTDTHTQTQTHTHTDTLTQRHTHTHTHSHTHTHTHTDTHTHTHTHSHTHTHTHSHTHRHRHTHTDTLTQRHTDTHTHMHTHTHTHTDTLTHKHTHTRTHSHTDTDTLTHTLTQTHTHAHTHTHTDTLTQTHTYTDTHTHTHRHSHRHTHTHRDTQTHSHRHTHTHRHTHTDIHTQTHSHRHTHTLTVTQTQTHTHTLTHTHAHTHTETHRHTLTQTHTQTHSHRDTQTHAHRHTHTDTLTQTHTLTQTHTLTHRHSLTHTQTQTHTHRHTLTHTDTHTHTQTHSHTQTHRLLKTLYYFPAHLQKKLQKFIYAKNARSRVGGHSNENAIIAIYKPLDSLGGGE